One region of Corvus moneduloides isolate bCorMon1 chromosome 1, bCorMon1.pri, whole genome shotgun sequence genomic DNA includes:
- the TP53INP1 gene encoding tumor protein p53-inducible nuclear protein 1 isoform X5 has protein sequence MFQRLNNMLMGEIDSLSSQEPEFSEKEDDEWILVDFIDTCTNCSVEEADIVEASATDSSPVFSCLSSPLEHLPEASESCFIQFESCPMEESWFITPPPCFTAGGLTTIKVETSPMENLLIEHPSMSVYAVHNTCHSLNETGCGDEEFHSPGSPRAKKSCLRHTGTTGGPK, from the exons ATGTTCCAGAGGTTAAATAACATGCTCATGGGAGAGATTGATAGCTTGTCCAGCCAAGAGCCAGAGTTCAGTGAGAAAGAAGATGACGAGTGGATTCTGGTTGACTTTATAG ACACTTGCACTAATTGCTCCGTGGAGGAAGCAGACATTGTTGAAGCATCGGCCACGGACAGCTCACCCGTCTTCTCTTGTTTATCATCTCCCTTGGAACACTTGCCAGAGGCCAGCGAGTCTTGCTTCATCCAGTTTGAATCGTGTCCTATGGAGGAGAGCTGGTTTATTACCCCTCCCCCATGTTTTACTGCAGGTGGATTAACCACTATCAAAGTGGAGACCAGTCCGATGGAGAACCTCCTAATAGAGCATCCCAGCATGTCTGTGTATGCTGTCCACAATACCTGTCACAGCCTTAATGAGACTGGATGTGGGGATGAGGAGTTTCACAGCCCAGGTAGTCCCAG GGCCAAGAAAAGCTGCTTAAGGCACACTGGCACA ACTGGAGGCCCAAAATGA
- the TP53INP1 gene encoding tumor protein p53-inducible nuclear protein 1 isoform X2: protein MFQRLNNMLMGEIDSLSSQEPEFSEKEDDEWILVDFIDTCTNCSVEEADIVEASATDSSPVFSCLSSPLEHLPEASESCFIQFESCPMEESWFITPPPCFTAGGLTTIKVETSPMENLLIEHPSMSVYAVHNTCHSLNETGCGDEEFHSPGSPRLEAQNETGQSVHCYVTALATSSTFLEKKKSFRPTHWIKEHNERHYINRNSLRRQNLTRDCHFRQIKHNGLFVHQPCQRQFNY from the exons ATGTTCCAGAGGTTAAATAACATGCTCATGGGAGAGATTGATAGCTTGTCCAGCCAAGAGCCAGAGTTCAGTGAGAAAGAAGATGACGAGTGGATTCTGGTTGACTTTATAG ACACTTGCACTAATTGCTCCGTGGAGGAAGCAGACATTGTTGAAGCATCGGCCACGGACAGCTCACCCGTCTTCTCTTGTTTATCATCTCCCTTGGAACACTTGCCAGAGGCCAGCGAGTCTTGCTTCATCCAGTTTGAATCGTGTCCTATGGAGGAGAGCTGGTTTATTACCCCTCCCCCATGTTTTACTGCAGGTGGATTAACCACTATCAAAGTGGAGACCAGTCCGATGGAGAACCTCCTAATAGAGCATCCCAGCATGTCTGTGTATGCTGTCCACAATACCTGTCACAGCCTTAATGAGACTGGATGTGGGGATGAGGAGTTTCACAGCCCAGGTAGTCCCAG ACTGGAGGCCCAAAATGAAACGGGACAGAGTGTTCACTGCTATGTCACGGCTCTTGCTACTAGTTCaacttttctggaaaaaaaaaagagctttcgTCCTACCCACTGGATAAAAGAACACAATGAAAGACACTACATCAACAGAAACAGTCTCCGTCGCCAAAACCTTACCAGGGATTGCCACTTTCGGCAAATCAAGCACAACGGACTGTTTGTTCACCAGCCTTGCCAGCGTCAGTTCAATTACTGA
- the TP53INP1 gene encoding tumor protein p53-inducible nuclear protein 1 isoform X6: MFQRLNNMLMGEIDSLSSQEPEFSEKEDDEWILVDFIADTCTNCSVEEADIVEASATDSSPVFSCLSSPLEHLPEASESCFIQFESCPMEESWFITPPPCFTAGGLTTIKVETSPMENLLIEHPSMSVYAVHNTCHSLNETGCGDEEFHSPGSPRGGE, encoded by the exons ATGTTCCAGAGGTTAAATAACATGCTCATGGGAGAGATTGATAGCTTGTCCAGCCAAGAGCCAGAGTTCAGTGAGAAAGAAGATGACGAGTGGATTCTGGTTGACTTTATAG CAGACACTTGCACTAATTGCTCCGTGGAGGAAGCAGACATTGTTGAAGCATCGGCCACGGACAGCTCACCCGTCTTCTCTTGTTTATCATCTCCCTTGGAACACTTGCCAGAGGCCAGCGAGTCTTGCTTCATCCAGTTTGAATCGTGTCCTATGGAGGAGAGCTGGTTTATTACCCCTCCCCCATGTTTTACTGCAGGTGGATTAACCACTATCAAAGTGGAGACCAGTCCGATGGAGAACCTCCTAATAGAGCATCCCAGCATGTCTGTGTATGCTGTCCACAATACCTGTCACAGCCTTAATGAGACTGGATGTGGGGATGAGGAGTTTCACAGCCCAGGTAGTCCCAG AGGAGGTGAATAA
- the TP53INP1 gene encoding tumor protein p53-inducible nuclear protein 1 isoform X3 — MFQRLNNMLMGEIDSLSSQEPEFSEKEDDEWILVDFIADTCTNCSVEEADIVEASATDSSPVFSCLSSPLEHLPEASESCFIQFESCPMEESWFITPPPCFTAGGLTTIKVETSPMENLLIEHPSMSVYAVHNTCHSLNETGCGDEEFHSPGSPRAKKSCLRHTGTTGGPK, encoded by the exons ATGTTCCAGAGGTTAAATAACATGCTCATGGGAGAGATTGATAGCTTGTCCAGCCAAGAGCCAGAGTTCAGTGAGAAAGAAGATGACGAGTGGATTCTGGTTGACTTTATAG CAGACACTTGCACTAATTGCTCCGTGGAGGAAGCAGACATTGTTGAAGCATCGGCCACGGACAGCTCACCCGTCTTCTCTTGTTTATCATCTCCCTTGGAACACTTGCCAGAGGCCAGCGAGTCTTGCTTCATCCAGTTTGAATCGTGTCCTATGGAGGAGAGCTGGTTTATTACCCCTCCCCCATGTTTTACTGCAGGTGGATTAACCACTATCAAAGTGGAGACCAGTCCGATGGAGAACCTCCTAATAGAGCATCCCAGCATGTCTGTGTATGCTGTCCACAATACCTGTCACAGCCTTAATGAGACTGGATGTGGGGATGAGGAGTTTCACAGCCCAGGTAGTCCCAG GGCCAAGAAAAGCTGCTTAAGGCACACTGGCACA ACTGGAGGCCCAAAATGA
- the TP53INP1 gene encoding tumor protein p53-inducible nuclear protein 1 isoform X1 produces MFQRLNNMLMGEIDSLSSQEPEFSEKEDDEWILVDFIADTCTNCSVEEADIVEASATDSSPVFSCLSSPLEHLPEASESCFIQFESCPMEESWFITPPPCFTAGGLTTIKVETSPMENLLIEHPSMSVYAVHNTCHSLNETGCGDEEFHSPGSPRLEAQNETGQSVHCYVTALATSSTFLEKKKSFRPTHWIKEHNERHYINRNSLRRQNLTRDCHFRQIKHNGLFVHQPCQRQFNY; encoded by the exons ATGTTCCAGAGGTTAAATAACATGCTCATGGGAGAGATTGATAGCTTGTCCAGCCAAGAGCCAGAGTTCAGTGAGAAAGAAGATGACGAGTGGATTCTGGTTGACTTTATAG CAGACACTTGCACTAATTGCTCCGTGGAGGAAGCAGACATTGTTGAAGCATCGGCCACGGACAGCTCACCCGTCTTCTCTTGTTTATCATCTCCCTTGGAACACTTGCCAGAGGCCAGCGAGTCTTGCTTCATCCAGTTTGAATCGTGTCCTATGGAGGAGAGCTGGTTTATTACCCCTCCCCCATGTTTTACTGCAGGTGGATTAACCACTATCAAAGTGGAGACCAGTCCGATGGAGAACCTCCTAATAGAGCATCCCAGCATGTCTGTGTATGCTGTCCACAATACCTGTCACAGCCTTAATGAGACTGGATGTGGGGATGAGGAGTTTCACAGCCCAGGTAGTCCCAG ACTGGAGGCCCAAAATGAAACGGGACAGAGTGTTCACTGCTATGTCACGGCTCTTGCTACTAGTTCaacttttctggaaaaaaaaaagagctttcgTCCTACCCACTGGATAAAAGAACACAATGAAAGACACTACATCAACAGAAACAGTCTCCGTCGCCAAAACCTTACCAGGGATTGCCACTTTCGGCAAATCAAGCACAACGGACTGTTTGTTCACCAGCCTTGCCAGCGTCAGTTCAATTACTGA
- the TP53INP1 gene encoding tumor protein p53-inducible nuclear protein 1 isoform X4 gives MFQRLNNMLMGEIDSLSSQEPEFSEKEDDEWILVDFIGGLTTIKVETSPMENLLIEHPSMSVYAVHNTCHSLNETGCGDEEFHSPGSPRLEAQNETGQSVHCYVTALATSSTFLEKKKSFRPTHWIKEHNERHYINRNSLRRQNLTRDCHFRQIKHNGLFVHQPCQRQFNY, from the exons ATGTTCCAGAGGTTAAATAACATGCTCATGGGAGAGATTGATAGCTTGTCCAGCCAAGAGCCAGAGTTCAGTGAGAAAGAAGATGACGAGTGGATTCTGGTTGACTTTATAG GTGGATTAACCACTATCAAAGTGGAGACCAGTCCGATGGAGAACCTCCTAATAGAGCATCCCAGCATGTCTGTGTATGCTGTCCACAATACCTGTCACAGCCTTAATGAGACTGGATGTGGGGATGAGGAGTTTCACAGCCCAGGTAGTCCCAG ACTGGAGGCCCAAAATGAAACGGGACAGAGTGTTCACTGCTATGTCACGGCTCTTGCTACTAGTTCaacttttctggaaaaaaaaaagagctttcgTCCTACCCACTGGATAAAAGAACACAATGAAAGACACTACATCAACAGAAACAGTCTCCGTCGCCAAAACCTTACCAGGGATTGCCACTTTCGGCAAATCAAGCACAACGGACTGTTTGTTCACCAGCCTTGCCAGCGTCAGTTCAATTACTGA